From the Clostridiales bacterium FE2011 genome, one window contains:
- a CDS encoding ABC transporter substrate-binding protein, giving the protein MRYHIDTIPVWDAMKLDGECFLCALERKTELGEADRYLGASVMEPDVRVKVNDRGFCRKHHAMLFSMSNRLGHALMLESHTIEIREKLAGISDKLEKTAAQLKNAGIGDKLSGKTKTATDEILKQAQAVNEMAGSCLMCDTIEENMNRYLHTFFHLYQNDGEFRSRFEQSKGLCLPHLGKLLETATQELGAKDLGRFVETLTKMEKENMDRIQEDISWFIKKFDYRYENESWKNSKDAVERTVNKVRGWCVGKEPNNNE; this is encoded by the coding sequence GTGAGATATCATATCGACACAATTCCTGTATGGGATGCCATGAAACTGGACGGTGAGTGCTTTCTCTGTGCCCTGGAGCGCAAGACGGAGCTGGGGGAAGCAGATCGTTATCTGGGCGCGTCAGTTATGGAACCAGACGTGCGTGTAAAGGTAAATGACCGGGGCTTCTGCAGGAAGCATCATGCTATGCTTTTCTCCATGAGCAACCGCCTGGGTCATGCCCTGATGCTGGAAAGCCACACCATTGAAATCCGGGAGAAACTGGCCGGGATTTCCGATAAACTGGAGAAAACCGCAGCTCAGCTGAAGAATGCCGGAATCGGGGATAAGCTGAGCGGAAAAACAAAAACTGCTACAGATGAAATCCTGAAGCAGGCGCAGGCAGTGAACGAAATGGCAGGAAGCTGCCTGATGTGTGATACCATTGAAGAGAACATGAACCGGTATCTTCATACCTTCTTCCATCTTTATCAGAATGACGGGGAATTCCGCAGCCGGTTTGAGCAAAGCAAGGGACTGTGCCTGCCGCATTTGGGGAAACTGCTGGAGACCGCGACGCAGGAGCTTGGTGCCAAGGATCTGGGCCGGTTTGTTGAGACACTGACAAAGATGGAAAAGGAAAACATGGACCGGATACAGGAGGACATCTCCTGGTTCATCAAAAAGTTTGACTACCGGTATGAAAACGAAAGCTGGAAGAACAGCAAAGATGCGGTTGAACGCACGGTGAACAAGGTGCGAGGCTGGTGCGTAGGGAAAGAACCAAACAACAATGAATAA
- a CDS encoding anti-sigma regulatory factor gives MAYILEKSFPVEAGAYTTAGEASTTIKRTLKQLGISAEVLRRVSVACYEVELNLVIHSLGGTLTLLVDPEKVTLISKDVGPGIPDIDMAMTEGFSTASAEARTLGFGAGMGLPNMKRNATEFDIQSEVGVGTTITMSFALAG, from the coding sequence TTGGCGTACATCCTTGAGAAAAGCTTTCCTGTGGAAGCAGGCGCATATACCACAGCCGGCGAGGCATCCACAACCATCAAAAGGACTCTGAAACAGCTTGGCATCAGTGCGGAAGTGCTTCGGCGTGTGTCTGTTGCCTGCTATGAGGTGGAGCTGAACCTGGTTATCCACTCACTGGGCGGAACGCTGACGCTTCTGGTGGATCCGGAAAAGGTGACGCTAATATCCAAGGACGTGGGTCCCGGCATTCCGGATATTGATATGGCCATGACGGAGGGATTCTCCACAGCCAGTGCGGAGGCACGGACGCTGGGATTCGGCGCCGGCATGGGCTTGCCGAATATGAAGCGGAACGCGACAGAATTCGATATCCAGAGTGAAGTGGGCGTCGGAACGACGATAACGATGTCGTTTGCTCTTGCAGGATAA
- a CDS encoding 4Fe-4S dicluster domain-containing protein, translated as MEQKRFHSVRLEGDKCRGCTNCLKRCPTEAIRVRGGRAHIIDERCIDCGECIRVCGYHAKVAVTDPLSSISGFKYKIALPAPSLYGQFQNLKSISQVLNGLKQMGFDDAFEVARGADVVSQAIRERLKNPDLPRPVISSACPAIVRLIQVRFPDLLDHIVDVRQPMEVAAMIAKREYARSHGVKEEEIGCFFITPCPAKVTAIRRPIGHAKSAVDGAISVLEIYGLLSSQIRNAPVDISLETASDLGVGWARSGGECNAVSPENSMSVDGIENCIHVLEEIEDNRLKHLEFFEGAACTGGCVGGPLNFENNYVARSNVRRLASRDQNPELNVDNGMMTKYPLYDDLSILPNSAMKLDEDLMEAMRKMERIDKIYKELPGFDCGSCGSPTCRTFAEDVVQGVATKMDCIHMMKEQLRVMAQQMVDLAKTTRE; from the coding sequence ATGGAACAGAAACGGTTTCATTCGGTGAGGCTGGAAGGCGATAAATGCAGGGGCTGTACGAACTGTCTGAAGCGGTGCCCGACAGAGGCAATCCGCGTCAGAGGCGGACGGGCGCACATTATTGATGAGCGCTGCATTGACTGCGGCGAATGTATCCGCGTGTGCGGTTATCATGCCAAGGTGGCCGTGACGGATCCGCTGTCCTCCATCAGCGGCTTCAAGTATAAGATTGCACTGCCCGCACCGAGCCTGTATGGACAGTTCCAGAACCTGAAGAGCATCAGCCAGGTGCTGAACGGCCTGAAACAGATGGGTTTTGATGACGCGTTTGAGGTGGCGAGGGGAGCGGACGTTGTATCCCAGGCTATCCGGGAACGCCTGAAGAATCCGGATCTGCCCAGACCGGTGATCTCTTCTGCCTGTCCTGCTATCGTGCGACTGATCCAGGTCCGTTTCCCGGATCTGCTGGATCATATTGTGGACGTACGCCAGCCGATGGAAGTGGCGGCTATGATTGCCAAGCGGGAATATGCCCGTTCGCACGGTGTGAAGGAAGAAGAAATTGGCTGTTTCTTTATTACTCCCTGTCCGGCAAAGGTGACGGCAATCCGCAGACCGATCGGCCACGCGAAGAGCGCGGTGGATGGAGCCATTTCCGTGCTCGAGATCTATGGCTTGCTTTCCAGCCAGATCCGGAATGCTCCGGTGGATATCAGTCTGGAAACAGCATCGGACCTGGGCGTGGGCTGGGCCAGAAGCGGCGGCGAATGCAATGCTGTAAGCCCGGAGAACTCCATGTCTGTGGACGGAATTGAAAACTGTATCCATGTGCTGGAAGAAATTGAAGATAACAGGTTGAAACACCTTGAGTTCTTTGAGGGCGCTGCCTGCACAGGCGGCTGTGTGGGCGGACCGCTGAACTTTGAAAACAACTATGTGGCACGGTCCAACGTCCGTCGCCTTGCCAGCCGGGATCAGAACCCGGAACTCAACGTGGACAATGGTATGATGACGAAGTATCCGCTGTACGACGACCTGAGCATCCTGCCGAACTCCGCGATGAAGCTGGATGAAGATCTGATGGAAGCCATGCGCAAGATGGAACGCATTGACAAGATCTATAAGGAACTGCCGGGCTTCGACTGCGGAAGCTGCGGAAGTCCGACGTGCAGGACGTTTGCAGAAGACGTTGTTCAAGGCGTTGCAACCAAAATGGATTGTATACACATGATGAAGGAACAACTTCGTGTAATGGCCCAGCAGATGGTTGATCTTGCGAAAACAACGCGCGAGTGA
- a CDS encoding four helix bundle protein: protein MKTDNLIVDKSKEFAIRVIRLYQHLEDKKQGFVLSKQILRSGTSIGANVKEASRAQSKADFIAKMQIALKEASETEYWIELLMETQYITEKAGASLLEDCQELIKMIMTIVKTAKDNQSK from the coding sequence ATGAAAACGGATAATCTGATTGTTGACAAAAGCAAAGAATTTGCGATCAGAGTGATTCGTTTGTACCAGCATCTTGAAGACAAAAAGCAAGGATTTGTTTTGTCAAAACAAATCCTTAGAAGCGGAACCAGCATTGGTGCGAATGTAAAAGAAGCATCCAGAGCACAAAGCAAGGCGGATTTTATTGCAAAGATGCAGATAGCTCTGAAAGAAGCAAGTGAAACAGAATATTGGATCGAATTGCTGATGGAAACGCAATATATTACTGAAAAAGCTGGAGCGAGCCTGCTTGAAGACTGTCAGGAACTCATCAAGATGATAATGACTATTGTCAAAACAGCAAAGGATAATCAAAGTAAATAA
- a CDS encoding AraC family transcriptional regulator: MTVKELCELIEAKDMTPEADKSVEVSCGYTCDLLSWVMAHGTAGMAWVTVQTHMNVIAVASLMEMAAVIIPEDIEMEAPSLEKAQSEGINVLQTPLTAYEICARLAEAGLPGKNREV; this comes from the coding sequence ATGACTGTTAAGGAACTGTGCGAGCTGATTGAAGCGAAGGATATGACGCCGGAAGCGGATAAGAGCGTGGAGGTTTCCTGCGGGTATACCTGCGACCTGCTGAGCTGGGTGATGGCTCACGGTACAGCAGGGATGGCGTGGGTGACTGTGCAGACTCATATGAACGTTATTGCTGTAGCCAGCCTGATGGAGATGGCTGCAGTGATTATCCCCGAAGATATTGAGATGGAAGCACCCTCGCTGGAAAAAGCCCAGAGTGAAGGAATCAACGTGCTTCAGACGCCGCTGACGGCCTATGAGATCTGCGCGCGGCTGGCGGAGGCAGGATTGCCCGGAAAGAACCGGGAGGTATAA